The Tigriopus californicus strain San Diego chromosome 5, Tcal_SD_v2.1, whole genome shotgun sequence genome includes a region encoding these proteins:
- the LOC131880966 gene encoding endonuclease V-like, with amino-acid sequence MDHQSKLDNNVTARRAAWDLERENLQQRLILPEENAEEEKLEGSLPNLVGGVDLSFVPGDESGACAAYVICQAPNYQQIIWQRTRMITLTAPYIPGYLAFREAEPLAQLIQEQKTERPELTPEMLLVDGNGLLHPHRFGLACHLGVLVDLPCIGVAKNLFQMSDEGILRDQQYHTGVRDLREPGQVFPLMDTSGRILGLALKTTAQSSKPVFVSVGHRVTLNTAKRVVLAVSTYRVPEPIRHADMISREFIRQRVNAEKVFNALAKPPPDPSRLRAD; translated from the coding sequence ATGGATCATCAATCCAAATTGGACAATAATGTAACGGCTCGACGAGCAGCCTGGGATTTGGAGCGTGAAAATCTTCAACAACGGCTCATCTTGCCAGAAGAAAATGCCGAAGAGGAGAAGCTCGAAGGATCACTCCCCAACCTTGTAGGAGGGGTGGACCTCTCATTTGTGCCCGGAGACGAATCCGGAGCATGTGCCGCATACGTGATTTGTCAAGCACCCAACTACCAACAAATAATTTGGCAACGTACACGAATGATAACTTTAACCGCCCCATACATCCCGGGATATCTGGCTTTTCGGGAGGCAGAACCTTTGGCTCAATTGATTCAAGAGCAAAAGACGGAACGACCGGAATTGACTCCGGAAATGCTTTTAGTGGATGGAAATGGATTGCTCCATCCTCATCGGTTTGGTTTAGCTTGCCACCTGGGAGTACTCGTTGATTTACCATGCATCGGTGTGGCCAAAAATCTGTTTCAGATGAGTGATGAGGGAATACTAAGGGATCAACAATATCACACTGGAGTTCGAGATCTCCGAGAGCCTGGGCAAGTTTTTCCATTGATGGATACCTCGGGTAGAATATTGGGCCTTGCCCTAAAAACCACAGCCCAAAGTTCAAAGCCTGTTTTCGTGTCCGTTGGTCACCGAGTGACCCTAAATACCGCCAAGCGAGTCGTTTTGGCTGTATCCACCTATCGCGTACCCGAGCCCATTCGGCATGCGGATATGATCTCGAGAGAATTCATTCGGCAAAGGGTCAATGCCGAAAAAGTGTTCAATGCTCTCGCTAAACCTCCTCCAGATCCTTCAAGACTCCGTGCGGATTGA
- the LOC131880769 gene encoding meiosis-specific nuclear structural protein 1-like — protein sequence MASLRSDRNLADAKKREWIRQNDPELRHLQNKIDRAYISQDLRRQLVERQKSQEVRERQHLQEIQEQRALIEEDLAFCQQQDQLRHVKRYQYGQDLERQLVEQERNRKSAANHQSEFDKNIIEEVVAQVQEVERKRIQAKIDEQTRVKEDIDKHLTQRDQWRQDELRKDALEEQKVCLYLKEKAVWVQQQEKLFQERRKRRDHHIGLLAQKLQSTNNWKEWQHDVFWQYQHLQKDSQERRDEHLRQLAQRQKKSQIQELLKQDYEAKQHELARQKTRARLEDQVWQKWMDQMKREQDQAEMDRWSQQRRSWRNDWEHTKQLAQAKSEQERRANQEARHIEKNEIAKRTQIWREERLKIIREHYHKLGESFPTSVLRPEDIDLIATNLP from the coding sequence ATGGCATCATTGAGATCAGATCGTAATTTGGCCGATGCCAAGAAACGTGAGTGGATCCGACAAAATGATCCCGAACTCCGTCATCTTCAAAATAAGATTGACCGAGCGTACATTAGCCAAGATCTTCGCCGTCAACTAGTGGAACGGCAAAAGTCCCAAGAAGTTCGAGAGAGGCAACATTTACAAGAAATTCAAGAACAAAGGGCTTTGATTGAAGAAGATCTCGCGTTCTGTCAACAACAGGATCAGCTAAGACATGTCAAACGATATCAGTATGGCCAAGATTTGGAGCGACAATTAGTAGAACAGGAGAGGAACCGGAAATCAGCGGCCAACCATCAGTCTGAGTTTGATAAAAATATCATCGAGGAGGTTGTGGCTCAGGTTCAAGAAGTAGAAAGAAAACGTATTCAAGCCAAGATCGACGAACAAACACGAGTCAAGGAAGACATTGACAAGCACCTCACCCAAAGAGATCAATGGCGACAAGATGAGCTTCGGAAAGATGCTCTGGAGGAGCAGAAGGTGTGCCTTTATCTGAAAGAAAAGGCTGTCTGGGTTCAACAGCAAGAGAAACTCTTCCAAGAACGACGCAAACGAAGAGATCACCACATCGGTTTGTTGGCCCAAAAACTGCAAAGCACCAACAATTGGAAGGAATGGCAACATGACGTATTCTGGCAATATCAGCATTTACAAAAAGATTCACAAGAGCGAAGAGACGAACATCTGCGTCAATTGGCTCAAAGGCAGAAAAAGTCTCAAATTCAAGAACTCCTTAAGCAAGATTATGAAGCAAAGCAACACGAATTAGCTCGACAAAAGACTCGAGCTCGTTTGGAGGATCAGGTCTGGCAAAAATGGATGGATCAGATGAAACGAGAGCAAGATCAAGCGGAAATGGACCGATGGTCGCAACAAAGGCGCTCGTGGCGGAATGATTGGGAACACACGAAACAATTAGCTCAGGCCAAAAGTGAACAAGAGAGGCGTGCCAATCAAGAAGCAAGACACatagagaaaaatgaaattgcaaaacgGACCCAGATTTGGCGAGAGGAACGTCTCAAAATTATTAGAGAACATTATCACAAGCTGGGCGAGAGCTTTCCAACAAGTGTTCTGCGACCGGAAGATATTGACCTTATAGCCACTAATCTCCCTTGA